One Maribacter cobaltidurans genomic window carries:
- a CDS encoding SNF2-related protein: MKYSKKRYLDHLVRTLDALHAPESDPHLFINNLGFGNIYDILKNEEYRSVFLERLERYFGQEYAPTVLASLEKSSLNSYFTPVPIIRSIGSFLNGLEDFKPKTVLEPSAGNGLFIRELLKQFPAARYTAFEKEILTTRILEHNFKPNTNVQIFGVPFENMAQTDAGRKYDLVVGNIPFGASKIFDTALSGHPLQARISKNIHSYFVYKGLSCLKPAGVSVLICTKNFLDKAQYATIRKHLMETNNFLGGVRLPDTAFAQENTAVVTDILVFQNNQGIETTAEQQKINELFADTMELVVGENTVQFSSYFSNYGNRVLGKMEEGGMYDQTDYTVKNTIQLEGLQHTITQKLGDLGLADKTRTIEKRPIEFTPKEPLAPISQLRYKGILKAGNLVIREQKIAKILENGVLEVLTVKPKEFDRLSKILALRDTYLELLDTDRSMGQKTLDSLNYQYDLFDFQYGKLHDKANYPFVTLDIQGPMLLALERPENGTFLKADILVNPWSGMAKTPEKLSLEDAIYFSLNKYNGIDADVLARMTGGAKESLIKDALERQLLFLNPEGNSVVLAPKFLFLSGTIYEKINFYRRNDFGPYQSYIDKNYIDRSLLALEGVKPPVTPFEDLDIKLHEPWFPLEITQAFLYDTYQTLAHIAYNESTSKYMVKIETYEYQEVRKFYVRSENRSYYFTDILEGALNSTIPYISKGPKGNKKTDKARMQEIRIKFEILYKDFHNYIMGKPDLRKELELIFYRMYDAKVHPKYDGSYLKFEGLQQFTPYPSQKDTVAGIIINQGLLVNKEVGFGKTLDMALASYKLKELNLSKKTLVIGLRSTIVQLRNELLNAFPNMKLLVAHDKVVSGLANRNAFFAKIASTDCDVVLMSHDTFKFIPQSPKVIHDIISEELANLERDLNVIQEDKYSISKRVLKGLQQRRENLKATLDEVYFQMQQKQSEVINFDQMGFGHIMVDESHKFKNLMYTTRHSRVAGLNTNKGSQRSKNLLVAIRTLQKAKERDFQTTFLSGTPISNSITEVYVLFKYLIPHRMQEMNITSFDQWAQVFANKSYEFEPTVSGDYKVRERFRSFKKMKLLSSLYNEISIIVNGTTHQIDRPKMQLDVHTLKPTAAQLAYFDRIKEFLQRGDSSLLYGGKEYTEEQKSALSLIALHHMRNASIDPRLLNQELDDPGEAKLRTIASEVYKTYVETNSFKGAQAIFSDLGVPKEHFNIYDELKRILVEEYGVPKEEIVFIHDFKTDRKRLECFKRVNEGSYRVIIGSTEKLGTGTNIQQRLVRIHHVDIPYRPTDIDQRNGRGVRKGNLGAKEHFDNKVVVSFYIVENCTDALMLNNVNIKKNFIEQLTNGTIQFNRLDMGPVNDEGSIDYKTLLAVAKNDPLYLEKEELGKQLDELKLERSIFKKNRLEAQNNIHFYENELMKTDKNIANLQNDLPLWESLADKSIYFLSLLKALKIDGSTETLVIGKKLQHLLESKRKTVGEHIIVSLLDAELRLKVIDNDEHRLFVKTPNASYVHGSQKIVANPLSIAEYMHNALAKIPKTLKTQTELKDDFGKAVAANRKVLELEFDKSEQLVQMEERLEEINLSLEDKYDVEPEEKEEESTSRTKSVQKVSHTPNISL, from the coding sequence ATGAAATACTCAAAGAAAAGGTACCTCGACCATTTGGTGAGGACCCTGGACGCCCTCCACGCGCCAGAATCGGATCCGCATCTGTTTATTAACAACCTTGGTTTTGGCAATATTTACGACATCCTCAAGAATGAGGAATATCGATCCGTTTTTTTGGAACGGTTGGAACGTTATTTCGGGCAGGAATATGCCCCGACCGTTCTGGCAAGCTTGGAAAAAAGTTCCCTCAATTCCTATTTTACACCTGTTCCCATTATACGGTCCATCGGCTCGTTCTTGAATGGATTGGAAGATTTTAAACCAAAGACCGTTTTGGAACCGAGCGCGGGAAACGGCCTTTTCATCCGGGAATTATTGAAGCAGTTTCCTGCGGCACGATACACCGCTTTCGAAAAGGAAATTCTGACCACCCGTATTTTGGAACACAATTTCAAACCGAACACCAATGTCCAGATTTTTGGGGTTCCCTTTGAGAATATGGCACAGACCGATGCCGGTAGGAAGTATGACCTTGTGGTCGGCAACATTCCCTTTGGGGCGAGCAAGATTTTCGATACCGCGTTAAGTGGCCATCCATTACAGGCCCGGATTTCCAAGAACATCCATTCCTATTTTGTGTACAAGGGATTGTCCTGTCTAAAGCCTGCTGGGGTTTCCGTTTTGATATGTACCAAGAATTTTTTGGACAAGGCCCAATATGCGACCATTCGGAAGCACTTGATGGAAACCAATAATTTTTTGGGCGGTGTCCGCCTACCCGATACGGCCTTTGCCCAGGAAAATACGGCCGTGGTTACCGATATTTTGGTGTTTCAGAACAATCAAGGGATAGAAACAACTGCCGAACAGCAGAAGATCAATGAACTGTTTGCCGATACCATGGAACTGGTGGTGGGCGAAAACACCGTTCAGTTCAGTTCCTATTTCTCGAATTATGGAAATCGGGTCTTGGGCAAAATGGAGGAAGGTGGTATGTACGACCAAACCGATTACACGGTAAAGAACACGATCCAATTGGAAGGGCTGCAACATACCATAACCCAAAAGTTGGGCGATCTTGGACTTGCCGATAAAACCCGGACAATAGAAAAAAGGCCGATCGAATTTACCCCCAAGGAACCTTTGGCACCCATTTCGCAATTGCGGTATAAAGGCATACTAAAGGCCGGTAATCTGGTCATCAGGGAACAGAAAATCGCCAAAATCCTTGAAAACGGAGTGTTGGAAGTGTTGACCGTCAAACCCAAGGAATTCGATAGGCTTTCCAAGATATTGGCCTTGCGCGACACCTATCTCGAATTATTGGATACCGACAGGAGCATGGGGCAAAAGACTTTGGACAGCCTGAACTATCAATACGACCTGTTCGACTTTCAGTACGGGAAACTGCACGACAAGGCGAACTATCCCTTTGTAACCTTGGATATTCAGGGACCGATGCTCCTGGCCTTGGAAAGACCTGAAAACGGCACTTTCTTAAAGGCCGATATTTTGGTCAATCCTTGGAGCGGGATGGCCAAAACCCCTGAAAAACTATCACTGGAGGATGCCATCTATTTTTCGTTGAACAAATACAACGGCATCGATGCGGACGTATTGGCCCGAATGACCGGGGGAGCCAAGGAATCGCTCATCAAGGATGCCCTGGAACGGCAATTATTGTTTCTGAACCCGGAAGGGAACAGTGTCGTTTTGGCTCCAAAATTCCTTTTTTTATCGGGAACCATCTACGAAAAAATCAATTTTTACCGAAGGAACGATTTTGGCCCATACCAGTCCTATATCGATAAGAATTACATCGACAGATCCCTTTTGGCCTTGGAAGGGGTAAAGCCGCCCGTTACGCCTTTTGAAGACCTTGACATCAAACTGCACGAACCATGGTTTCCGTTGGAGATTACCCAGGCCTTTCTCTATGACACCTACCAGACCTTGGCGCACATTGCCTACAACGAAAGTACATCCAAATATATGGTCAAGATCGAGACCTACGAATATCAGGAAGTCAGAAAGTTCTATGTACGGAGCGAGAACCGGAGCTATTATTTTACGGATATTTTGGAAGGTGCCCTGAACTCAACCATTCCCTATATATCGAAAGGGCCAAAGGGGAACAAGAAAACGGATAAGGCAAGGATGCAGGAAATCCGCATCAAATTTGAAATCCTTTATAAGGATTTTCACAACTACATCATGGGGAAGCCCGATCTAAGGAAAGAACTGGAATTAATCTTTTACAGAATGTACGACGCCAAGGTACATCCCAAATATGATGGCAGCTATCTCAAATTCGAGGGGTTACAACAGTTTACCCCATATCCCAGCCAAAAAGATACCGTGGCGGGCATCATCATCAACCAAGGGTTGTTGGTCAATAAAGAGGTGGGTTTCGGGAAGACCTTGGACATGGCCTTGGCCTCCTATAAACTAAAGGAACTCAACCTTTCGAAGAAAACCTTGGTTATCGGGCTGCGCTCCACAATAGTGCAGTTGAGGAACGAACTGCTCAATGCCTTTCCGAACATGAAATTATTGGTCGCCCATGACAAGGTGGTCAGCGGCCTCGCCAATCGCAATGCTTTTTTTGCCAAGATCGCAAGTACCGATTGTGATGTGGTATTGATGAGCCATGATACCTTTAAGTTCATTCCGCAGTCCCCGAAGGTCATCCACGACATCATCAGCGAGGAACTGGCGAACCTGGAACGCGACCTGAACGTCATCCAAGAGGATAAGTATTCCATCAGCAAAAGAGTACTCAAAGGCCTACAGCAAAGGCGCGAGAATTTGAAGGCCACTTTGGACGAGGTGTATTTCCAGATGCAACAGAAACAGAGCGAGGTCATCAATTTTGACCAAATGGGCTTTGGGCACATCATGGTGGACGAATCCCATAAGTTCAAGAACCTCATGTACACCACACGGCACAGTAGGGTTGCCGGGCTGAATACCAACAAGGGTTCGCAGCGCAGCAAAAACCTGCTGGTCGCCATTCGAACCCTTCAAAAGGCAAAAGAAAGGGACTTTCAGACCACTTTTCTATCGGGTACGCCCATTTCCAATTCGATTACCGAGGTCTATGTACTGTTCAAATACCTTATTCCCCATCGCATGCAGGAGATGAACATTACCTCCTTTGACCAATGGGCACAGGTGTTCGCCAACAAATCCTATGAATTTGAACCTACCGTTTCGGGCGATTATAAGGTTCGCGAGCGTTTCCGTTCCTTCAAGAAAATGAAATTGTTGTCCTCGCTCTACAACGAGATTTCGATTATCGTCAACGGCACTACCCACCAAATCGACAGGCCAAAAATGCAGCTCGATGTCCATACGTTAAAACCTACTGCCGCCCAATTGGCGTATTTTGACAGGATAAAGGAGTTCCTGCAAAGAGGGGATAGTAGCTTGTTATACGGCGGAAAGGAATATACCGAGGAACAAAAAAGCGCCTTGTCGCTGATCGCGCTCCATCATATGCGAAATGCCTCCATCGATCCGAGATTGTTGAACCAGGAATTGGACGACCCCGGGGAGGCCAAATTGCGGACAATTGCCTCTGAAGTCTATAAAACGTATGTCGAAACCAATTCTTTTAAGGGCGCACAGGCCATTTTTTCTGATTTGGGGGTTCCCAAGGAGCATTTCAATATCTATGACGAGCTAAAGCGTATTCTGGTCGAAGAATATGGAGTTCCCAAAGAAGAAATAGTATTCATCCATGACTTTAAGACCGATAGAAAACGCTTGGAATGCTTCAAAAGAGTAAACGAAGGTTCCTATCGGGTCATCATCGGCTCCACGGAAAAGTTGGGGACCGGAACCAATATCCAGCAACGTTTGGTACGGATACACCATGTGGATATTCCCTACCGGCCTACGGATATCGACCAACGCAACGGGAGAGGGGTGCGGAAAGGAAACCTTGGTGCCAAGGAACATTTTGACAACAAAGTCGTGGTATCGTTTTACATTGTCGAGAACTGTACGGATGCCCTGATGCTCAACAATGTCAATATCAAAAAGAATTTTATCGAGCAATTGACCAATGGCACGATACAGTTCAACAGATTGGATATGGGGCCGGTCAACGACGAGGGCTCCATTGATTACAAAACCTTGTTGGCCGTTGCCAAGAACGACCCTTTGTATCTGGAAAAGGAAGAGTTGGGCAAGCAATTGGACGAACTGAAACTCGAACGTTCCATTTTTAAAAAGAACCGTTTGGAGGCGCAGAACAATATCCATTTCTATGAGAACGAACTAATGAAAACGGACAAAAACATCGCCAATCTTCAAAACGATCTACCCTTATGGGAATCCCTCGCCGATAAAAGCATCTATTTTTTGAGTTTACTCAAAGCGTTAAAAATAGATGGTTCGACAGAAACGCTGGTCATTGGAAAAAAACTCCAGCATCTTTTAGAATCCAAACGAAAAACGGTCGGGGAACATATCATAGTCTCCCTCTTGGATGCCGAACTGAGGCTCAAGGTCATCGATAACGATGAACATCGGTTGTTTGTCAAGACCCCGAATGCCAGCTACGTCCATGGTTCCCAGAAAATCGTGGCCAATCCCCTAAGTATCGCTGAATATATGCACAATGCCTTGGCCAAGATACCGAAGACCCTCAAAACGCAGACGGAACTGAAAGACGATTTCGGCAAGGCGGTAGCGGCCAATAGAAAGGTGTTGGAACTGGAATTCGACAAGTCGGAACAGTTGGTACAGATGGAAGAACGGTTGGAAGAAATCAATCTTTCCTTGGAAGATAAATACGATGTTGAACCCGAGGAAAAAGAAGAAGAATCGACTTCACGAACGAAATCCGTCCAAAAAGTCTCCCATACGCCAAACATCTCTTTATAG